Below is a genomic region from Numenius arquata chromosome 8, bNumArq3.hap1.1, whole genome shotgun sequence.
GTAATGAGCAGAGGAAGATGCTTTATTGTCCTTTCATAGGGGAACCGGTGATTCACAGTGCCCACATCACTCAGGGATGGCAGGCGCTGGTAACGtgagtgctcagcactggtgTATCTGCAACAGAGGAATCCAGATGTTCTTTCCTTGCGTACCCAGGGCCAAACTCTGTCCTGCCAAGGAGCAAGGATCACAGTCTTTGGAAAACACCTGGGATTTGTTGTCAGGGATTCCACCATGGGGTTTGAGGATCTTGCTGCATCTCCTCCAGTGAGACCACACTGGGGAAATGGCCTTGGAGACCCTTGCCCCATGCTCCTCTGTAATGAAGACCCAACCTAGTACCGGGACAGCCCCGTGTGGACCAGCCCTCCTTGTGCCTCAGTTGGCCATTTGTAAAACTCCACAGTGTCGGCAGGTAAAAGGGTCTGCGCACCCTTTTTTCAGCTAGGCTGAGTGGCCACCAAGAATAAAAACAGGGACAAACtgtttagcagagcctgttgtgataggacaaggggtaatggctttaaactaaaagagggaagatttagactaaatataaggtagaaattttttatgatgagagtggagaaacattggaacaggttgcccagagaggtggtagatgcctcatccctggaaacattcaaggtcaggttggatggggctctgagcaacctgatctagttgaagatgtccctgttacTTGTAGGAGCATTGGACTAGGTggcccttaaaggtcccttccaacccaaactattctatgattctgtgattctgaatatGAAGCAGATGTGAATTCCATGGTCAAGAATCAGgtccctgcagcctgtgcagaTAAACCCTTAGCTGTTTTTGAGCCAGCAAGGTGAGGAGCTGCAAGCAGCCCAGGAACAGCAGCCCAGGGTTCAGCTACAGCGCAGATGTATCCATAGAAATGGCTTTGTCTGTCAGTGACGCTCAGCTGTAGCTCAAGAGCAACGCGATGGATCTGTGAGAGCACACAGTAATAGCGCAGCGCGGCACGACTGCTGCAGGTAAAATCTACCTCCACCTCCCTGGTAAGAAAGTGTGCCAGCCAGATGGACCATCCTGGACCTCAGATGGCAGCACCCTCAGCTTGTTTAACATCCAGGTGTCCTCACGAGTGCTGCAGGGTAAAAAGCTCCATCTGGAACGGGGGAAAGGGGCAATATCGGCATTTGAGAGCGGGGTGAGGAGAACTGAAGTGGTCATAAAGCAAGCTTGTGACGGAGATCCCCCCATGCTGTGTCCCACCCATAGGACTGTGGTGTCCCACCTGTGGGGTAGTGGTGTCCACAGGGCAGTGGTGTCCCACCCGTGGGGCAGTGGTGCCCACAGGGTGGAGGTGTCCCACCCACTGGGTACCTCTCCCGGGCTCTGCAGCCCGAAGCTCTCTGGTACGTCTGTTCCCTAGCTTCTGCAcccgggggggtgacaggggtcTGTGCTCCCGGTCCCTTAGGAGCAGGGGCAGTgccaccccagcccagctcacCCACCACCGCCCAAACCGACACCCCCCGGGGCACCTCCAGCCTTACCGACCTTCCCTCCCCAGCGCTCCCGGACCCTGAGATTCCCCCCAGCAAGTCTCCTCCTTCACAAACAGAACGCAGCAGCTCCGTGCGTGCGGGGGGAGTTTCCTTTGCCttattctttatctttttttaatctctttctttttttttttctcccctcaaagACCGAGGCTGCGGGCCGGGAAGCGCCTGGCCTCGACGGGACGGGACCGGAGCGATGCTCCGAAAGAAGGACCGGGGCAGCCGCCccgaggggccgggaggggagcgatgggcgccttgcccgccccgccgccgccgccgccgcccgcccccggccccgcccgtcccggtcccgcccgccccgcgggcCGGGCTCCGCGGGAGCCGCCGCTCGGCCggagcggggctggcggcggcgggtgAGTACGGCGGAGGGTCGGGGAGGGGGGTGATGAATAGGGCACCCCCTTGCTTGTCTCTTTGCCCGAGGGGAGAGACGGCAGGGACATCGACTGCAGCGGGGACGGGTCCCCCGGGGGTGCCACCGGGTGACAGCCGCTTCTTTAGAGGGGACGTCGGGTTCAGGCATTGCCGCCGAAGTGGTGGCTGGCCTTTCTGGGGacaccggggctggagggggtacaTGCACTTCACCCCGCCAGGGCTCCCCTCCATCTCAAGCTGCGTTTGGGAGGCTGACGGCACCAGAGCTTCTCGGATGCTCTTTCAAAAGCATCATTATTACAAAGGTTTGGATGGGTACCAAACCCttaactaataataataataatagcaaattCAGATGAAGGCAGGAAGGAATCTCCTAATAACACGCTCGCACTCCGGCGCGTTGCTCCCCGGCGTTCCTCTTGGCACGTCTTCCCGTGGTTAAAGGTCTCCAGCCTGCGCGGAGTGGAAGGACAGGCTGTAAGTGCCGTGGAGGGATGGGGTATGGAGGTGGATTTCTGCTCGATGGCGGTGGGAGAGATTCAAAACTCTTTTCGCTTCTTGTGTCCCTGGAAAAGAGTGTTTTTCTGAGTAATGCTTAGTAGACCCTATGAATCACCATCTGCATAACTTTATATGGGGGATGCTATTCTCAGCATCTTACTGAAACTATGTAAACTATTAACATTCGTATCTGTTTGTCCATGCAATGTGCAAATCTATTTCCCCGGAAAGACTATTTCAGAGCAGGTCAAAGGAGGAGACGGGGCAGAACAAAATGTCGGGGTGGCTCAGCGGGTGGAGATGGGTGTCTGGGAGCCGGCAATTGCCGTCTTCGGAGGGGCAGCCCCTCCGTGGAAACCTGTGCTGGAAATTCTCACTGGGAATGCTCAGTGATGCGCGGGATGCTGAGTGTCCCGGGAGCGGAGCCAGGGCCACGCTTGGGGAGCAAGGACTCGGGTCCTGCTCCactctcccacctcccctcccacccctgctCCTTCGGCCTTTTCTTCCAGCGGTTGCTGCGCTGAGAAAAAACATCGTGGATCTTTTAAAGAGGCTTGGGAGAGACGTGCCAGCCCGAGAGGGGGTTTGCCAAGGGGACGGTGCAGTGGCAATGTCACCCAGCGCGGAGGAGCCGCCCCCGCACACGCGCTGCGGCAGCACGTGCCGGGTAGGCTGGAGGAGCTTTTAGCGTTGCTCCCCGCGCTGCGCTGGTTTTGTCAAGAGAGAAGAGTTTATTCTCTCGAGCTGTCAATCCGTCACCTCCCAGAggctctctgccttccctccgCATCCGCCTCCCCCTCGCTGCCACCGCTCCCAGATGTGCGCGGCGCCAGGGGGCTGCAAAAttccccctgcccaggcaggggaATCGCAGCATCTTCCCAAACCTCACCAAGGGAATCGCAGCATCTCCCAAACCTCACCAGGCTGACCCCAAAACGAGGAGAGTGTTGACTGCAGGAGCTGAACATTTCTTGAACAGCTCTTGGTGCTGTTTCAATCCAGGCTTTCAGTTTGGAGCAACCTGTTATTTCCATGCAGTTGGATCGAGAGCTTTGCTGTAGGGTTTTTtgggttatgattttttttttttttttccccaaataatatTTGCTGAAAATTTTCCAGGAGGATGCGATGCTCTCAAAGGAAGCTGGATTCACGGGTCAGTAGTGTCCTTGCGCTCTTCTGAGCATCTGCTGCTGCAAGGCAGCGTGAGCCCAGCTTGTCTGCTCCTGTTCGGTGGGGAGCTGTAGGGTGCTGATCCCTGGTAGCATCTAATAGCATCTCCAACCAGTCTCTAGCAGTCTCTTCTCCATCTCAGCTCAGCCAAGCTCCTGCCATTCAGGAGGGAGCATCTAAACAAGTTATAGGGGGAAGGCAAAACGAGCTTATGTGGGGAAACTCTGCCTCCTCTCACTCCAGGGACACCATCTCCTTCCCAACAGGTGActggctgctggtggggaccACTAGCCGCCACCAGCCCGGGTGGCAATTGGGGCTCATGACAGCAGGATGAGAGCTGGAGGGTGGTGTTGGGGCTCCCAGTCCTGCCACCTTCCTGCAGGTTCCCTAAATCCCACTTCTCATCGGATTCCTTCATTAAATGTAGATTAGATCAGATGGTGTTTCTTTCACTACAAAGTAATTTGGCTTTCCGTTTAGTGGGCCCATCTGATAAATATTGGCTTGAAATAATGTAATTCCACCCGCCCTTGGTCACACCGAGTCTGTGCTGGGCTTCTGCTCCCTCCTGAGCTCCGGCTCAGTGCTTCCAGATCTCAGGGTACAATTTAAATCCCTGCTGTAGGAGGTGAGCCCTGCCTGGAGGAATGGAGACCAAAACCatcagattttcttcattttagtgaCAGACAGGCAAAATGATGAAGGCAGAGGTGGGGGATGAGTGTGGATCATCCAGCTTTCCATCCACCTCTGTGCTTGAGCTCCATCTCTGTCCCGCTCGTCTCCTGGCGTGCAGGCTCTCCATTGGCACTGCCACCATGAGAAGCCCTCACAGAGGAATCACCCAGGACTGAATCTGTAAGCGGGTGCTTGTGCTTAATTCCCACATGGTCCAAAGCTTTTTGTCCATCAAGAAGTGGGAGCTGAACCTGCATCATCTTGCTGGGCAGTGAGCAGGGAGCTaggggggacatggtgggaccTCTCTGCCTCCCTGGTTGCTGGCGCTGTTTGGTTAGTTGGGGGCTGGGGATCCCCAAACCCACCGAGCAGTTGCTTGTTGTTtgctggagaaaggaagagggagtGAGAACCTCGTGGAGGTCAGAAACCAGCTCCCCCTACCCAAATTTTCCTGCGCTGGGGAAGGATGGTGTGTCTGTCACTCTTGGTGTGTGACATTGAGTGAGAGGTGCCACCCAGCAGGATAGCATGATGCTGCCTCATCTCTTTGGTTgtcaaaccaaccccaaacctacCCTGATAGGGATGGTGAAGGTGGTGATAACACCTGCGGGATCGATCATGCTGGGGAGCTGAGGCGTGTGCTGGAGCTGACCCAGGGGAGCAAGGTTTGAGGTGCAAAATCTCATTTGGATGAAGATTGAGCAGGCTCTTCCAGCGTCAGGGTATTTACCCCACCTTCAAAATAAACTGAAGCTCCTCTCCACATTATGGAGTATCTCGAAATGGGACTTCATAGCTGTGTCAGTAAGAACCTCATAGATCTCAGTGGCCTGTTGCCTTAGTCCTCCTGACCCAGCAGAAATACTTACTGCAGTGGTAGGTCATACCCTCTCTGAGGCCTTAGCTTGCATCCAGCACATTCCTGACTTTTAATGGAGATATGGATGGATTCCTGCTCCCATCCTTGTCCTGAGCTTGGTCGCAGTGGGGCGTGCAGCTATTGCAGGCTCCATTGGTGATGGGAGAGCTCATTGGGGTTCCCACTCACTCAGTGCCTCAGGAGCCATCTCTAGGTGAGGTCCCCTGGGTTGCcagcatctgttttgtttttttttttctcccctgaaatAGCAGCTCTGTGACTTTCAGAGATGGTACTTGGCTCTTTTCCCTGAGAAAGCAAGAAGCCCCAAATCCCCTGGGCCGCGGGCTTTCCAGCAGTGATGCCAGACACCTACTGTCACCGCAGGACTGATTTACGTCCAGTTTCAAAGAGGAAAGCATGTGCACTGATAATTCGGAAGCGATGACATCTTAAATTTATGTCCCTCTCCCTAACCTCCTCCATAAGCCCTGCTTTGATCAGAAACCCAGCTGGCTTCCCTCCGAGCTTGGGAGGAAGTCTGGAAGAAAACCTAAAGGCAAGAGCTGTGCAAGTCCCCGGAGCCGCCTCCGTAGCTCCCCTGGGTGGGCTTCCCATCCTGCCGCCATGGGAGCGCCGCGTTGCTTCTTGAAAACGAGGATATTTTTACGAGGTTGTTGGGAAGTTCATGGGTCCAAACTGGTGGCTGACTTTGCTCTGCCCAAGGGCTTCCCATCTGAGGTGGTGGAAATGCCCCTTCTGATGGTCAGTAATAAGTAGCCGAAGAGCATGCAACCCCCAGAGAGGTCCTAGCTCAGTAGTTTTCTCCTCTGGCAGGTCTTCCATGACCTTGTCCCACTCAGACCCAGTCTCTTTCTTGTCTTGCAGCACATGAACCCTCTCATGTCTTGTCTCgctcttctcctcctctaaaATCTCCTTCTGAAGGATGGCAGCTGCCTCTTTCCGCTACGGCATGACCATCACCGGGGCCGTGCTGCTGGTGACGGGGACGCTGTGCTTTGCCTGGTGGAGCGACGGGGAGGTGGGCTCCTCGGCCAGCAGCGGGGCTCGCCTCCTGCCTCCCCGGGAAGCTGAGGCTgttcccagctcctcctccagcgcCCTGCTCCGCTCCGTCAGCTTCTTCTGCTGTGGCATCGgcggcatcctcctcctcttcggcCTCCTCTGGTCCGTGAAAGCCAACGCCAGGGTGGTCTCCCGCCGCTACCAGTACCATTTCCCCAGGGACCTGCAGTACTTCACCGCGGAGCCTCTGGAGAAGTGGAACTGCAGGTGGGTGCCACGTCCCCACGTGGTGCTTGGGTGGGAAGAAGACAGGGATGGGTTTGACCATCCCGGCATGGCTGTGTACCTACCTTTGCTCTCAGGCTGGCTCGCTGGCGAGCTGAGATGAGCAGTAACGCTGCCGGCCGCTGCTCAGCCCCCGTGCtgtgctctcctcttcctccctgagcAGATGCTCTTCCTCATTAGTGTCAACCTTCACCCAAGCCCCCGCAACCTGCCCTCGCTGCAGGCACCCTCCGTGCCCACGCTGGCTGCTCCCCCAGCCGGCTCAGCAGCAGACGGTTCTCCTTGCCCTGCGGGGCCATCACCGGCCAAGGCAGATATCTCCTTAGCAGAGCCACTGAGCAGAAGACCGCATTGGTTTTCTGGCAGAAGGTCtggatttgggggtggggaggtcaCCCAGACCTCCAGCGGTTGAAGCCTGCCCTGCCGACACAGGTCTGCAGTGCTCTCTGTAAGGATGAGGGGGTTTGTGCCATCTTTAATGGAAGCAAAATCTACATTAAAAGgggcttaaaagaaaaagagaaggaaaataatccTCCGATTGGCATTGAGATGGGAGTGCAAGTGAAGGGACCCGCTACGAAGCCCACTTTGGGGTGTGGGAAGACCCCTTGCCCCCCACCCAAACACCACTGCCGCTTGTGGGGTCCCCAGACTCTTCCTGTGTGAGCCTGAGATTCACTCCCACTTCTTGATTTAAAAGTTTTTTGATCaaaagggtgttttgttttttttttttccagagattgcTGTGGAAGCCGAGCCAGGCGGCCCTTCCCAGTGCAGTTTTATGGGGTCACAGCAAAGACCTTGGCTCCAGCATAAATCGGGCTCTGGGGAAAAGCAGCACTAAAAGAAACTCTTCAGAACATGAAACCATAAAAATTCAGTCGGGGCGGGAGGCACGTTCCTGGTTCTCGAGGGGTTTCGGTGCCCATCTGAATATCTGGGGGCACGATTGTGAGCTGGTCTGGGAGGTCTTGGTTGGGGGGATTTTTCCTCCCACGGAGGGCTTTGCTGTGTCCCCCGCAGGGAATGTCCTCCCGGTTCCCATGCTGGATGGGAAGGCATCGCCCTGGCATTCCTGGTGCTgcggcagctcctgcagccccggCTGCGCTGGCATTCGCACAGCGAAGCCCTCCAAAGCAGAAAATGCTGCTTCCCAGAGGTTTGGCAAGGTGACATCCTGCACTGGGAGAcaccccacccgcccccccgcTACATTTCCAAGGCAGCATCCCTTTCCAAGCTGAGGCTGTCTGGCAAAAGCCACGGCACAGACGCCCGAGGTGGTAGGTCCGAGATAGGGGGCTGCTGAGTTCGGGACAGAGGCATCCCTGTGGAGCATTGCAGCTTTCCCTTTGGACCAGCtgtgcccctccagcccctgcagcctccccgaGCTGGGTTTTCCTCTGCAAAAGCAAGCGGATGGTGGGTTCCTTTCAAATCCTTCCCGTCTTTGGGGCTGCACCCAGGGCCGTGCGCAGGGCAAAGGTTGGCTGGAGGTTTTCCCTGTACACAATCCGTGTTTGCTCAGCAAAGCGCTGCTGGAAGTGCCACCAGGCTTGGCGGGCATGTGGAGGGCTCCGGCGGGCACGAGGGTGGGGTGTGACCGCATCGAACTGGGATGCCCGGCTCCCGCCCGGCTGCTGGTGCCAAACCACTCGCACGGCTGCCGGCAGCCTCTGTCCTTCACAGGAGGGTGACTTCGGGGTTAGGCAGATGATGAGGATGTTCTCCTGCTCATGGGAAGCAGCACAGTGCTGAGTGAAGGGGCAGATGCCTCGAGAGCCAGCACCTCTGCTGCTTTGTGGCCATTCACACCTGGAGTTGTAGCCCTTAGTGCCGGAGGTGGCAGATCTTCAAGGctgccctgccaggctgccctTCCTCTTCTTGGGTGAGGGGTTAATAAACTCAGTGGGAACCAGGAGACATTGCCTTGTCACAGGTCTGATGGATGATGCCTTTCCTCCTGCATTGCTCCCTGCGCTCCCAAGTGCCAGGAGGTGGCTGACATGGACTTCCCTTGACCCTAGGCATGCAAAACCTGCTCATGTGCCATCCCCATGTCCACCATGCTCAGGGATGCTCTGGTTGATGGGGTGCTCTGGTTGGTGGGTGCCAGGATGCTCTGGTTGATGGGGTTCTGGGGTGGTCCAGTTGATGTGGTGCTCCGGTTGATGGCTCCAGTTGCCAGGGCACTGGGATACTCTGGTTGGAGGGTCGGGTTGATGGGTGCTGGGATGCTCTGGTTGACGGTGCTGGGATGCTCCGGTTGATGGGGTGCTCCAGTTGATGGGTGCTGGGATGCTCTGGTTGACGGATGCTGGGATGCTCTTGTTGACGTTGCACTGCtgggtttcttcttcttccctcgcAGCACCTGGGATGCCAGCGCCATCCCCACCTATGAAGAAGCCCTGACCTGCAGACCTGCCCATGCTGCTCCAGCCTATGTCCAGCCcccggggaggaaggaggagctcACACCGCCCCTGTATCGctacctggaggaggaggagagctggcagGGTGGCCGCCGGCGCAGCTCCTCTGACAGCGCCTTGTTCCGCCCCAGCCCGTCCTGGCTGGAGacccagcaccctggggagccGCGGGAAACACCTCCCCCCAGCTACGAAAACATCAGTGTCCGGGGTGTCTGagcctggcggcggcgggggaacAGGACTCTGCAGGTGGCTGCCCAGTCCCTTGG
It encodes:
- the TMEM61 gene encoding transmembrane protein 61 → MAAASFRYGMTITGAVLLVTGTLCFAWWSDGEVGSSASSGARLLPPREAEAVPSSSSSALLRSVSFFCCGIGGILLLFGLLWSVKANARVVSRRYQYHFPRDLQYFTAEPLEKWNCSTWDASAIPTYEEALTCRPAHAAPAYVQPPGRKEELTPPLYRYLEEEESWQGGRRRSSSDSALFRPSPSWLETQHPGEPRETPPPSYENISVRGV